One Mycolicibacterium sp. TUM20985 genomic window, TGGTGTTTCCGGAATCGGGCGCCTACGTGTTCCCCGGTGGGCTGTCGCCACTGGACGTCGACCGTGATGCCGACCGGGCAGTCTACGGGGAGCCGAACGTGTGGATGATTCACGACCTGGCGTCACTGTCGAAATATGAAGCGCCCGTTAACTCTTCGCGATAAGGTGCTGATACGGGCGCTTAGTCGTCGCTGTACGAGCGGGCATGATCGAGGGTCCGCAGCCACTTCGGCGCCCCCTGTTCGGTGTTGAGGCCCTTCTCGATGACGGCCAAGTTGTGGTGCACGTGCACGCCCGTCACCGTCGACTCGGTTGCCGAGATCCCGGCGTCGTCGTCGCGGATCTGCTCGGAGTGATGCAGACCGTCCAAGAGATCCTTGATCATCTCCATCGAGCGGTATTGGGCTGACGGGTCGGGGTCTCCGCCCCAGGTCGGCCAGTAGGACGACGCCAGGTCCTCCACGACGTAGAGGCCACCCGGCCGTACGTGCGGGAAGAGCGCGCGAAAGGACGCGATGATGTGGTGACTGATATGACTGCCGTCGTCGATGATGATGTCGAAGGGCCCCAGTTCGCGAGCCATCGCATCCAGCCCTTGCTCGTCACCCTGGTCACCTTGTAGGACATTCAGCCGGCTCTCCACCACGCCGGTCTTCTCGAAGATGTCGAGTCCGTAGATCAGTCCCCGCCGGAAGTAGTGCTTCCACATGCGCAACGACTCGCCGCCGGCGTCGATCAGGTTGTAGCCACCGATGCCGATCTCGAGCACCTTGACGGCTTGGTCACGGTAGGGCTCGAAGTACTTCTGGTAATGCGGCGTGTACCAGCGTCCCCCCCATTTATCGGAACCGAACCGGACCGCGAGGTCGGACAGGTCGTGCGGCCGCTGGGACATCGCGGCGACCATCTGTCGCGTCGCTGCGGCGATGACGGGACTGTGTTCCTCGTCGGCCAGTTGTCGGGCGAAGAGTTCGCGGGTGGCCCCGTGCGGTCCAACCGGACCGAACAACTCCCGCAGCAGATCGATCAGGTCCTGACGGACGATTGCGGGAGCGTCGTCGCTCCAACCCTTCTCGACGGACGACGCGGTGCTGCCCAGGCTCACCAGATAGCCCAGCCGCTCCCCCCCGAAGCCGAGGTCGCATTGAACCGTCAGGTGTTCGGCCGGAGCGTTCAGCAGGGCAGCGCGCGAGATCACCTCGGCCAGAAGCGCTTCCGCGACGTCAGCCGGGCCGATCTCGGCTATCCGTGCCGCGATCTCTGCGTCGGGTAGGGTCGCTGCGTTCAGGATGCGTTCGATGGTCCCAATGTGATTCGGCATGAGCGAACGACCCTCCATTGGGCCGGTGAGGGCCAGGAAATCGAACCGTAGCACGCACCTGCGGCGGTGTTTCGTGGTTCGAGTTCCTCGACCGCCGTGCGTCCGTGGCTCGGTTACTGCCGGGCCTCGTCGAGGGCCGCCTCGACGTCCGCTTGCGTCTCGGCGAGGAAGGCTTGGAACTCATCGCCGATCATGAAGGTCGTCGTGAACTGGCTCCGCTCGGCGATCTGCTTCCAGGTCGGGGTGTTCACCATGTCGCCGAGCGCTTTCTGCCAGTACGCCACGGCGACGTCGGGCATGTTCGGCGGTCCATAGAGGCCGCGCCAGTTCGACAGGGTGACGTCGAGTCCCTGCTCCCTGGCGGTGGGCGCGTCCACACCGGGCAGCCGGTTCTCGGCCAGCACGCCGAGCGCCTTGAGCTCTCCGGACTTCACGGTGTCGATGAACTCGCTAACACCGCCGATCGCGACGCTGATGTCCCCGGCGCGCAGCGCGGCGATCTGGTCGCCGCCGCCCTCGTGGGTCACGTAGTTGACCAAGGCGGGGTCACCGCCTGCGGCCGACACGAGCAGATCGAAGGGAGCTTCGTCGTCGTGGGCGGCGCCGACGGTGACGCGGGCCGGGTCGGACCGAATCGCCGCCAGGACACTCGGGAGGTCGGTGAACGGCGATGCGGAATTGGTTACCACGACGAAGTATTCGGTCATCAGGCGGGCGATCATGGTGACGTCGCCGTATCCGTACTTCGACGCGCCGCGCGACTGGTTCATCATCATCGACAGGGACGTGACGGAGATTTGGTCGTCAGCGCCTCGGTACTGCTCAACCATGGTGGCGAGGTAGTCGGCGCCGCTGGCTCCGGGCCGGTTCTGCACCGGCAGTGGGACGTCGACGATCTTCTCGGTCTGCAGCGCGTCGACCACCGAGCGGATCGTGAGGTCGAACCCGCTGCCGGGGTTGGCGCCCGCGGTCATCGTGACGGGTCCGGACGGGTACGCCGGCGCGGCGGAAGCAGTCCCGGAGATCTGATGTCCCGCCAACCCCACGGTCAGTGCAAGGAGTGCGGCGAGTACGGCCTTCGTCTTCACGAGGGAGTGTGCTCCTTTTGAGTCATGAACGTGGTCGTTGCCACCTCTAGAAGAGGTACACCCCTTCCGCCTGGGGGCGCGATGAGGGGCATGGTTGATGCCGGCGGCGTCGACATCGCGGAGAATGGGGCCGTGTCGACAGACTGGTGGTGGATGCCGATCGGCATCGTCCTCGGCTTGGTGTTGGCATGGGTGGCGCTGGTGACCGCGCTGTGGTGGGCCAAGCCCGACGACCTGGACGTACGGGATGCCCTGCGGCTGCTGCCGGATGTGCTCCGCCTGGTGAAACGGTTGGCGTCCGATCCGGCGATGCCGCGCGGAATTCGCATTCGACTGGCGCTGCTGTTGGCCTACCTGGCGCTGCCGTTCGACCTGGTACCGGATTTCATCCCGGTCCTGGGTTATGCGGACGACGCGATCATCGTGGCGGTGGTGCTTCGCAGCGTGGTACGTCGCGCTGGCGCAGACGCGGTGCGTCGGCGTTGGCCCGGCACGGACGAGGGCTATGCGGCCCTCGCCCGCCTCACCGGTATCGACGGTGCCCGCGAGGAGCGGGACTGAACTTCAGGCCGAGGTGGACTTCACGGCCGGCAGGACCTCGCGAGCGATCAGTTGGTCGGAGCGTTCCCGCGTCGCGGGATCGATATCCCTTGAGCCACCGACAATCACCACGTGCGACAACCCGATGTCGATGAGTCCGCGCAGTCGCTCGGCGCAGTAATCTGGCGTGCCCACGATGCAGAACTGGCTCAAGAAGTCCGCGGTCAGCGATTCCGACTGCTCGGCATGTTCCAACCCGTGGTGGTAGTAGTCGTATCGGTTGGTGACCTCTTCCACCGCGGCCGCTTCGGCGGCCGGCATCGACGACACGACGTTGCGCTGAAAGTGCGCCGAGACACTCGCATTGCCTCGCACGATCTCCTCGATGGCACGTCGATCGGTCCCCGCCCCGACGACGACGAAGGCGCCGACGTCGAAGTCCTCGCTCTCGAGCCCGGCGTCGTGTCGTACCTGCCGGATGGCCTGCATGGACCGCCGCACCCGTTCGGCGTCGGCACCCACGGTGAGGGTCACGCGGTCACCGAGCCGCGCCCCGACTGAGGTCACCAGAGGCCCGGAGCAGAAGACGTCCACCGGGACCTTCGGTTCGTCTGCCAGTGGCAGCCACGTGATCCGACTCTCGAAGTCGCCCAACGACACCGGCGCGCCACGTAGGTAGTTCTGCAACTGCAGAAGCTGTCCTTCGAACTGCGACGCGGAGGGCGGCTTCACCCCGATCAGCTCCAAGGCGCTGTCACCGCGGCCGATGCCGAGGTGCGCGCGGCCGCCGGTGACGTGTTGCAGCGTGGCGAAGGCCGAGGCCACCACGGCGGGGTGCCGGGACGTCAGATTGGTCACCGCGGTGCCCAATCGCAGGTGCGACGTGGCCCCCGCGGCGAGATACAGCGAGGCGAAGACGTCCATGCTCAGGTTCTGAGTGTCGGTGAACAACAGGCCATCCCAACCGTCGCACTCGACGGCTGCGGCGTGCTCCTGCATACCGTCGACGATCGGATAGGAACGCAGAAAGAACTCGGTGCGCCGAGTCGGGCCGGCCGACACATCCTTCATCTCAGATTCCCCGTGGTCGCAAAGCCGATGTGGGTCGCGGTGACCATACACGCGGATAGTGTCGATCAGCCGTTGCCGCGGTCTCGAGGATGGCGATTACCCAGTGCTCCTCGCCCGGGTGAGCCATCATCGTGCGACACGCTCGGTGACGAGTGTTCGTATGGCGCCGGGGAGGGCAAGCCATGGTCGAGCCCACCAACGCTCACGTCGTTCACCTGCAGGACGGGCGGCGCATGGGGTATGCGCAGTACGGCGACCCCGACGGCTTCGTCATCGTCAGCGCGCACGGCGGCCTGGCATGCCGGCTCGACGTTGCGGCTGCAGACACCGCAGCGCGCGACGCCGGGGTCCGGCTGATATCGCCGGATCGACCAGGCATCGGGTGGTCCGACCCCCAACCCGGGCGTACGGTCCTGGACTGGGCCAATGACGTCACCGACGTGCTGGACCAACTCGGTGTCGACCGTTTCGCCGCCCTGGGGTGGTCGATGGGTGGGCAGTACGCAGCCGCGATCGGTCATGCGCTGCCGCACCGGGTGTCGCGGGTCGCGATCGTCGCGGGAGCCCTGCCGCTTACCGAGCCGGGAGTGTTCGCAGAGCTGCCGGCGATCGACCGCGCCTACACGGTGCTGTCCGAGTGGGCACCATGGGTTGCCCGGCAATGCTTTCACACGATGGGATCGGCGGCGCGGTGGGCGCCGAACACCTATGGCCGTCTCGCGGCTCGTGATTTGGGACCCGCGGACGGCGCCGTCCTGCGCGCCGAGGGGTTCGACACCTTCGCGTCGATGGCGCAGGAAGCCTTGCGCCGGCCAGCTGGCGTCGTCGAGGAGTACCGCGCGTGGAGACGGCCGTGGGGATTCGCACCCGAGGATCTTGCGGTGGCAGTCGACGTGTGGGCCGGAACCGACGACGAACTGATCAACGCTGGGTGGCCGCACGCGCTGGCGGATCGTATCCCCGGGGCCCAGCTGCGTTTGCGACCCGGCGGCCACTTCATGGCGCACCTGCATTACCGGGAGATCTTCGACGCCCTGTGTGCGTGACCATTGTTCATTCCTTCCCTAGCGAGGGCGGTTGAACTCTGGTCGCGGCAACCAAAGGACTTCAGGTAGTCGGCGGGTGACGCCATCGGCTGGTGCTGCAGATGAGCCCGGACCGGTCGGTGCAAGTTGCCGAGCAGGTGGCGCAGGACGCGCAGAGTCACCCCGACTGCCAGTTCGTTGTGCTGCGGGCTGGCCGGGACGTCGGGATCGAGAACCGTCACCGCACCGCGCTACGGAATGATTACGTCGGACCGCCCGGCGTCGGAGGGGTCGATACCGACCTGGGCCAGCAGGGAATCCGCGTCGCCCCCGACTTCCCGGACCACGTCGCGAAAGTGCGACAGCGCCGTCGCCCGAATGACCGCCATGGCCTCGAAGGCTAGGTCGCTGTCCTGAGAAGGAGACTGTTGGTCGATTCGTCCGGCCGGACCGGCATTACCGTCGTCATCACCACCGCGGATTCGCACCCGGGCGCCGCGGCACCAGCAAGAGGAGAGGCCGTCATGGCACCTGAATCCGACGAACGCCCCGTCAAACTCAAGGCCCTCGGCGAACTGCCGAGCGGTGAACCAGTGGTGATGGTCAACCTGCTGAAGTTCAAGGAAGAGGGCGGCCGCGACCGCTATCTCCAATACAGCCGCGAGGTGCAACCCCACCTCGACCGCGTCGGCGGAACCGTCCGCTACGCCGGCGCCAACCCGCTCAACGTCATCGGCGACGGTGAGAGCCCATGGTGGGACGCCATTCTCGTCGTCGAGTACCCCTCCACCAAGGCCTTCAGCGACATGGTGACCGACCCCGGCTACCAGCAGATCCATGGACATCGGGCGGCTGCCCTGACCCAGGGTGACCTGGTGGCCACCTCGCGGTGGGTTCTCGGCTAGGAGGCGCATCTCGTCACCACCGGTGGGGCCGAGGCTCATAGCCAGACCCATGTGATGATCAGTCATGGCCCCGAATGTCGTGTCGATACCTGCCGGAGTCGATCCCGTCGAGTTGGTGCGTCGCCACGAGCCGGTGATCCGCTTCACCGAGGGTGAGCTGTTCTTCCCGATGGCCGTGGACGCCTACGTCGAGGGGGCGGCGCTGTGGCGGCGAACGGCCGGGCAGGCAGACCGCGAGCGTCTGGTAGACCACGGCGAGCTGACCGTGGACGCGCTGTGCACCCGCGCCCGCAGCGGTGTCGGCACCGCTCTGGAGCTGCGCTATGTTCCGTCCGCGTTGAGCCCGGGCGAGTTACGGCTGTGGCGGCGAGATCCGGACCGCGCCCGCTTCCGAAGCACCACGCGGTTCGCCGCAGTAGGACTGCTCGGCAGGGTCATCGATTCCCTATTTCGGCTGTCCCTGATCCTGCGAGGTTCC contains:
- a CDS encoding tripartite tricarboxylate transporter substrate binding protein, with translation MKTKAVLAALLALTVGLAGHQISGTASAAPAYPSGPVTMTAGANPGSGFDLTIRSVVDALQTEKIVDVPLPVQNRPGASGADYLATMVEQYRGADDQISVTSLSMMMNQSRGASKYGYGDVTMIARLMTEYFVVVTNSASPFTDLPSVLAAIRSDPARVTVGAAHDDEAPFDLLVSAAGGDPALVNYVTHEGGGDQIAALRAGDISVAIGGVSEFIDTVKSGELKALGVLAENRLPGVDAPTAREQGLDVTLSNWRGLYGPPNMPDVAVAYWQKALGDMVNTPTWKQIAERSQFTTTFMIGDEFQAFLAETQADVEAALDEARQ
- a CDS encoding AraC family transcriptional regulator ligand-binding domain-containing protein produces the protein MTVLDPDVPASPQHNELAVGVTLRVLRHLLGNLHRPVRAHLQHQPMASPADYLKSFGCRDQSSTALAREGMNNGHAHRASKISR
- a CDS encoding class I SAM-dependent methyltransferase, with the protein product MPNHIGTIERILNAATLPDAEIAARIAEIGPADVAEALLAEVISRAALLNAPAEHLTVQCDLGFGGERLGYLVSLGSTASSVEKGWSDDAPAIVRQDLIDLLRELFGPVGPHGATRELFARQLADEEHSPVIAAATRQMVAAMSQRPHDLSDLAVRFGSDKWGGRWYTPHYQKYFEPYRDQAVKVLEIGIGGYNLIDAGGESLRMWKHYFRRGLIYGLDIFEKTGVVESRLNVLQGDQGDEQGLDAMARELGPFDIIIDDGSHISHHIIASFRALFPHVRPGGLYVVEDLASSYWPTWGGDPDPSAQYRSMEMIKDLLDGLHHSEQIRDDDAGISATESTVTGVHVHHNLAVIEKGLNTEQGAPKWLRTLDHARSYSDD
- a CDS encoding YkvA family protein, which produces MPIGIVLGLVLAWVALVTALWWAKPDDLDVRDALRLLPDVLRLVKRLASDPAMPRGIRIRLALLLAYLALPFDLVPDFIPVLGYADDAIIVAVVLRSVVRRAGADAVRRRWPGTDEGYAALARLTGIDGAREERD
- a CDS encoding DUF1330 domain-containing protein — translated: MAPESDERPVKLKALGELPSGEPVVMVNLLKFKEEGGRDRYLQYSREVQPHLDRVGGTVRYAGANPLNVIGDGESPWWDAILVVEYPSTKAFSDMVTDPGYQQIHGHRAAALTQGDLVATSRWVLG
- a CDS encoding alpha/beta fold hydrolase codes for the protein MVEPTNAHVVHLQDGRRMGYAQYGDPDGFVIVSAHGGLACRLDVAAADTAARDAGVRLISPDRPGIGWSDPQPGRTVLDWANDVTDVLDQLGVDRFAALGWSMGGQYAAAIGHALPHRVSRVAIVAGALPLTEPGVFAELPAIDRAYTVLSEWAPWVARQCFHTMGSAARWAPNTYGRLAARDLGPADGAVLRAEGFDTFASMAQEALRRPAGVVEEYRAWRRPWGFAPEDLAVAVDVWAGTDDELINAGWPHALADRIPGAQLRLRPGGHFMAHLHYREIFDALCA
- a CDS encoding LLM class flavin-dependent oxidoreductase, giving the protein MKDVSAGPTRRTEFFLRSYPIVDGMQEHAAAVECDGWDGLLFTDTQNLSMDVFASLYLAAGATSHLRLGTAVTNLTSRHPAVVASAFATLQHVTGGRAHLGIGRGDSALELIGVKPPSASQFEGQLLQLQNYLRGAPVSLGDFESRITWLPLADEPKVPVDVFCSGPLVTSVGARLGDRVTLTVGADAERVRRSMQAIRQVRHDAGLESEDFDVGAFVVVGAGTDRRAIEEIVRGNASVSAHFQRNVVSSMPAAEAAAVEEVTNRYDYYHHGLEHAEQSESLTADFLSQFCIVGTPDYCAERLRGLIDIGLSHVVIVGGSRDIDPATRERSDQLIAREVLPAVKSTSA